One region of Miscanthus floridulus cultivar M001 chromosome 19, ASM1932011v1, whole genome shotgun sequence genomic DNA includes:
- the LOC136527391 gene encoding polyadenylate-binding protein-interacting protein 8-like isoform X1 — MVAVAAEVPIRGTDAVPAAEREAVRAAAAEAAAKGGEGESRKEEVRDYESDMRKLEELFSKLNPSAEEFVPPSRRRVDGGARRLSADAPVFVSPAIDYYARHHHLPPPPLQQQQPMHVLQFVGGVGGGGMGGGGGRDSSSDGSVNGQPNRRRRNGFIQGRRRMMGGRPRRADREDSVRRTVHVSDIDQHVTEQKLAEVFSTCGQVVDCRICGDPNSVLRFAFIEFADGVGAQAALALGGTVLGFYPVKVLPSKTAILPVNPKFLPQSEDEKEMVSRTVYCTNIDKKIGEDEVKQFFEGTCGEVSRLRLLGDYVHSTCIAFVEFVQADSAILALNCSGIVLGTLPVRVSPSKTPVRPRSPRVTSY; from the exons ATGGTTGCTGTGGCGGCGGAGGTCCCGATCCGCGGTACGGACGCCGTGCCGGCGGCGGAGAGGGAAGCGGTGAGGGCGGCGGCtgcggaggcggcggcgaaggGCGGTGAGGGGGAATCGAGGAAGGAGGAGGTGAGGGACTATGAGAGCGACATGAGGAAGCTGGAGGAGCTGTTTTCGAAGCTGAACCCCTCGGCGGAGGAGTTCGTGCCGCCGTCGCGCCGCCGCGTGGACGGCGGCGCTCGTCGCCTCTCGGCCGACGCGCCCGTGTTCGTGTCGCCGGCGATCGACTACTACGCGCGCCACCACcatctcccgccgccgccgctgcagcagcagcagccgatgCACGTGCTTCAGTTTGTGGGTGGCGTCGGCGGGGGTGGCATGGGTGGCGGCGGGGGGAGGGACTCCAGCAGCGATGGATCCGTCAATGGTCAGCCGAATCGACGG AGAAGGAATGGTTTCATCCAGGGGAGGAGAAGAATGATGGGTGGCCGGCCTCGTCGAGCTGACAGGGAGGATAGTGTGCGGCGAACAGTCCATGTTTCTGACATTGATCAGCAT GTAACTGAACAGAAACTTGCTGAAGTTTTTTCAACCTGTGGACAG GTGGTAGATTGCCGTATCTGTGGTGATCCTAACTCAGTGCTCCGTTTTGCTTTTATCGAGTTTGCTGATGGTG TTGGTGCACAAGCAGCACTAGCACTTGGTGGAACCGTGCTTGGCTTTTATCCTGTCAAGGTTCTGCCATCAAAGACAGCAATTTTACCTGTGAACCCTAAATTTCTTCCTCAA tctgaggatgagaaagaAATGGTATCCAGGACTGTGTATTGTACTAACATTGACAAGAAG ATTGGAGAAGATGAAGTGAAGCAATTCTTCGAGGGAACATGTGGTGAA GTTTCTCGTCTGAGGCTACTTGGTGATTATGTGCACTCCACATGCATTGCCTTTGTTGAGTTTGTCCAA gcagatagtgctattcttgctCTGAACTGCAGTGGCATTGTTCTTGGAACGCTTCCTGTTAG GGTGAGCCCATCAAAGACACCAGTCCGCCCTCGATCACCCCGTGTGACGTCATACTGA
- the LOC136527391 gene encoding polyadenylate-binding protein-interacting protein 8-like isoform X2, whose protein sequence is MVAVAAEVPIRGTDAVPAAEREAVRAAAAEAAAKGGEGESRKEEVRDYESDMRKLEELFSKLNPSAEEFVPPSRRRVDGGARRLSADAPVFVSPAIDYYARHHHLPPPPLQQQQPMHVLQFVGGVGGGGMGGGGGRDSSSDGSVNGQPNRRRRNGFIQGRRRMMGGRPRRADREDSVRRTVHVSDIDQHVTEQKLAEVFSTCGQVVDCRICGDPNSVLRFAFIEFADVGAQAALALGGTVLGFYPVKVLPSKTAILPVNPKFLPQSEDEKEMVSRTVYCTNIDKKIGEDEVKQFFEGTCGEVSRLRLLGDYVHSTCIAFVEFVQADSAILALNCSGIVLGTLPVRVSPSKTPVRPRSPRVTSY, encoded by the exons ATGGTTGCTGTGGCGGCGGAGGTCCCGATCCGCGGTACGGACGCCGTGCCGGCGGCGGAGAGGGAAGCGGTGAGGGCGGCGGCtgcggaggcggcggcgaaggGCGGTGAGGGGGAATCGAGGAAGGAGGAGGTGAGGGACTATGAGAGCGACATGAGGAAGCTGGAGGAGCTGTTTTCGAAGCTGAACCCCTCGGCGGAGGAGTTCGTGCCGCCGTCGCGCCGCCGCGTGGACGGCGGCGCTCGTCGCCTCTCGGCCGACGCGCCCGTGTTCGTGTCGCCGGCGATCGACTACTACGCGCGCCACCACcatctcccgccgccgccgctgcagcagcagcagccgatgCACGTGCTTCAGTTTGTGGGTGGCGTCGGCGGGGGTGGCATGGGTGGCGGCGGGGGGAGGGACTCCAGCAGCGATGGATCCGTCAATGGTCAGCCGAATCGACGG AGAAGGAATGGTTTCATCCAGGGGAGGAGAAGAATGATGGGTGGCCGGCCTCGTCGAGCTGACAGGGAGGATAGTGTGCGGCGAACAGTCCATGTTTCTGACATTGATCAGCAT GTAACTGAACAGAAACTTGCTGAAGTTTTTTCAACCTGTGGACAG GTGGTAGATTGCCGTATCTGTGGTGATCCTAACTCAGTGCTCCGTTTTGCTTTTATCGAGTTTGCTGATG TTGGTGCACAAGCAGCACTAGCACTTGGTGGAACCGTGCTTGGCTTTTATCCTGTCAAGGTTCTGCCATCAAAGACAGCAATTTTACCTGTGAACCCTAAATTTCTTCCTCAA tctgaggatgagaaagaAATGGTATCCAGGACTGTGTATTGTACTAACATTGACAAGAAG ATTGGAGAAGATGAAGTGAAGCAATTCTTCGAGGGAACATGTGGTGAA GTTTCTCGTCTGAGGCTACTTGGTGATTATGTGCACTCCACATGCATTGCCTTTGTTGAGTTTGTCCAA gcagatagtgctattcttgctCTGAACTGCAGTGGCATTGTTCTTGGAACGCTTCCTGTTAG GGTGAGCCCATCAAAGACACCAGTCCGCCCTCGATCACCCCGTGTGACGTCATACTGA